A stretch of Aphanothece sacrum FPU1 DNA encodes these proteins:
- a CDS encoding glucosamine-6-phosphate deaminase codes for MISQEQLTIDTLSVNIYNSEEELAVGAAQIGQKYLEDLLKRKGEAAILLATGNSQLKFLDILIKSQKIDWSRITLFHLDEYLGIKGENPASFHFYLHERVGKRIQPKAFHYLQGDALEPIAECDRYSKLLQAQPLDLCCLGVGTNGHLAFNEPQVANLNDSRLVKLVHLDGQTRWIQVNQGHFSHFDQVPQYAFTLTLPAILSAKKILCLAPGKAKAQIIQEILTRSICQTRPGSILRQHKNATLCLDRESASLL; via the coding sequence ATGATATCTCAGGAACAATTGACCATTGACACTCTATCGGTTAATATTTATAATAGCGAAGAAGAATTAGCAGTAGGAGCCGCCCAAATTGGACAAAAATACCTAGAAGATTTGTTAAAAAGAAAGGGTGAAGCAGCTATCTTGTTAGCGACAGGTAACTCTCAGCTTAAATTTCTCGATATTTTAATCAAGTCCCAAAAAATCGATTGGAGTCGTATTACCTTATTTCATTTAGATGAATACTTAGGAATTAAGGGAGAAAACCCAGCAAGTTTTCATTTTTATCTCCATGAAAGAGTAGGAAAAAGAATTCAACCAAAAGCGTTTCATTACCTTCAAGGAGATGCTTTAGAACCCATCGCCGAATGTGATCGCTACAGTAAACTGTTACAAGCACAACCCCTCGATTTATGTTGTTTGGGAGTGGGAACCAATGGTCATTTAGCTTTCAACGAACCTCAAGTTGCTAACTTGAATGATTCCCGATTGGTTAAATTAGTTCATTTAGATGGACAAACCCGGTGGATACAAGTCAATCAGGGACACTTTTCTCATTTTGACCAAGTGCCTCAATATGCTTTTACACTGACTCTCCCAGCCATACTTTCTGCTAAGAAAATTCTCTGTCTGGCACCAGGAAAAGCAAAGGCACAGATCATTCAAGAAATACTTACAAGATCAATTTGTCAGACTCGTCCTGGGTCTATTTTACGGCAGCATAAAAATGCTACTTTATGTTTGGACAGAGAATCAGCAAGTTTGCTCTAA
- a CDS encoding ferredoxin-thioredoxin reductase variable chain produces the protein MKVGDRVRVNVSVIVYHHPNHKKEPFDIKGMEGELIELVTNWQGRPVSANFPILVQFEKRFKAHFRDNELEVIE, from the coding sequence ATGAAAGTTGGCGATCGCGTCCGTGTTAATGTATCTGTTATTGTGTACCACCACCCCAATCACAAGAAAGAACCTTTTGATATCAAGGGAATGGAGGGAGAACTCATTGAATTAGTGACGAATTGGCAAGGAAGACCCGTAAGTGCGAATTTTCCTATTTTAGTTCAGTTTGAAAAGCGATTTAAAGCTCATTTTCGAGATAATGAACTAGAGGTCATTGAGTAG
- a CDS encoding carbohydrate kinase family protein — protein MTNPEIICLGEILFDCLADQLGKELIDVTSWTAYPGGAPANVACALIKLGTPAAFIGCIGSDNYGDQLVSLLEEIGVTITGVQRHPTAPTRQIYVTRSLTGERHFAGFGNIDTAQFADTKLLAQNLPESLFINAKYLVIGTLELAYPKSKKAIYQAIELAKKHQVKVFVDINWRPVFWDNLEIAEPLIIEVLHQVDFIKCSLEEAQELFKTENAKEIAQKFPNVTGILVTAGEKGGTYYLGENQGQIPAFPVNVVDTTGAGDSFVAGFLHQCCLMGDRVLEDEIMVKEVLTYASAVGALTTTKPGAIAAQPCDKEVTDLIRGLNL, from the coding sequence ATGACTAATCCTGAAATAATCTGTTTAGGTGAAATTCTCTTTGACTGTCTAGCAGATCAATTAGGCAAAGAATTAATTGATGTTACCTCATGGACAGCTTATCCAGGGGGCGCACCTGCTAACGTGGCTTGTGCTTTAATTAAACTAGGAACTCCAGCCGCATTTATAGGATGTATTGGTTCCGATAACTATGGAGATCAATTAGTTTCTCTTTTAGAAGAAATTGGGGTCACTATAACAGGAGTTCAACGTCATCCTACAGCACCGACTCGACAAATTTATGTAACTCGTTCCCTCACTGGTGAACGTCATTTTGCTGGTTTCGGTAATATTGATACTGCTCAATTCGCTGATACTAAATTATTAGCTCAAAACCTACCAGAGTCTCTTTTTATTAATGCTAAATATTTAGTCATAGGAACCCTAGAACTTGCTTATCCTAAAAGTAAAAAAGCTATTTATCAAGCTATAGAACTGGCCAAAAAGCATCAAGTTAAAGTTTTTGTCGATATTAACTGGCGACCCGTCTTCTGGGACAATTTAGAGATAGCAGAACCCCTAATAATAGAGGTATTGCACCAAGTTGATTTTATCAAATGTTCCCTAGAAGAAGCACAAGAATTATTTAAGACAGAAAATGCCAAAGAAATCGCCCAAAAATTTCCCAATGTTACAGGAATATTAGTCACCGCAGGAGAAAAAGGCGGTACTTATTATCTAGGGGAAAATCAAGGACAAATCCCAGCCTTTCCGGTTAACGTTGTAGATACAACCGGAGCAGGAGATAGTTTTGTGGCCGGATTTCTCCATCAATGTTGTTTAATGGGCGATCGCGTTTTAGAAGATGAGATAATGGTTAAAGAAGTCTTAACCTATGCTAGTGCAGTAGGCGCACTTACTACCACCAAACCAGGAGCGATCGCTGCTCAACCCTGTGACAAAGAAGTCACGGACTTGATCAGGGGATTAAATCTCTAA
- a CDS encoding type I restriction endonuclease, with protein sequence MDLVDRLKGIAQQVDKLQSQIQNEQATKTAFIMPFIQAWGYDVFNPIEVHPEYTADLPGLKGEKVDYAICLNDKPIILIECKWCGDNLENPKHNSQLHRYFHSTEAKFGVLTNGIIYRFYTDTDKDNIMDDKPFFEFNVLNFDESSLNELKRFSKSNFNLDDLENVARNLLYTKEIKRVISEQLSNPCTDFVKFFVTHVYSGRMTSGVIEKFTEITQRSLKEYINERIKERLESAINNDSSSSFMQDLSSRDNLEEIISDSEDNGIVTTAEELEGFYMIKSILREVVDTSRIQYKDTKAYFGINLDGKVKQTVCRLRFNERTGHKTISILDNTDFKKEATTTIENLDQIYGVAEFIKARVKYLTKDSYANQPEKV encoded by the coding sequence ATGGATTTAGTTGACAGATTAAAAGGGATCGCGCAGCAGGTTGATAAGCTACAGTCCCAAATTCAAAATGAGCAAGCCACGAAGACAGCTTTTATTATGCCTTTTATCCAAGCATGGGGGTATGATGTCTTTAATCCCATAGAAGTTCATCCTGAATATACAGCAGATTTACCAGGATTAAAAGGGGAAAAAGTTGACTATGCTATTTGTTTAAACGATAAACCCATCATCTTAATTGAGTGTAAATGGTGTGGGGATAATCTTGAGAACCCTAAACATAATTCCCAACTTCATCGATATTTTCATTCAACAGAAGCGAAGTTTGGTGTCTTAACGAATGGTATTATCTATCGGTTTTATACTGATACAGATAAAGACAATATAATGGATGATAAACCGTTCTTTGAATTTAATGTTTTAAATTTTGATGAATCTTCACTCAATGAACTCAAGCGGTTTTCTAAGTCTAACTTTAATCTTGATGATCTTGAAAATGTTGCTAGAAACCTTTTATATACCAAAGAAATTAAACGGGTAATTTCTGAGCAATTATCTAATCCTTGCACTGATTTTGTTAAATTTTTTGTTACTCATGTTTACTCTGGAAGAATGACATCTGGCGTGATCGAGAAGTTCACAGAAATTACTCAGCGTTCTCTTAAAGAATATATTAATGAACGGATTAAAGAACGTTTGGAATCTGCCATTAACAATGATAGTTCTTCTAGCTTTATGCAAGACTTATCCTCCCGTGATAATTTAGAAGAAATAATATCTGATTCTGAAGATAACGGAATTGTGACAACAGCAGAAGAATTAGAAGGATTTTATATGATTAAGTCAATACTGAGAGAAGTCGTTGACACCTCTCGAATTCAGTATAAAGACACGAAAGCTTATTTTGGGATTAACTTGGATGGAAAAGTAAAACAAACAGTTTGTCGTCTGCGGTTTAATGAAAGAACTGGCCATAAAACTATTTCTATTCTTGATAATACTGATTTCAAGAAAGAAGCAACAACAACTATCGAAAATTTAGATCAGATTTATGGTGTTGCTGAATTTATCAAAGCAAGAGTTAAGTATCTCACAAAAGATAGCTATGCAAATCAACCAGAAAAAGTATAA
- a CDS encoding DUF2281 domain-containing protein, whose translation MTIKKQLIQEIEDIPDSLLAQLLDYLLFLKKRHIEEDITEEERANIIASEFAYQSGDYLTLEEYEASQN comes from the coding sequence ATGACAATTAAAAAGCAACTCATCCAAGAAATTGAAGATATTCCTGATTCTCTTTTAGCGCAATTACTTGACTATTTACTCTTTCTTAAAAAACGACATATTGAAGAAGACATTACCGAAGAAGAACGCGCTAACATCATTGCCTCTGAGTTTGCTTATCAATCAGGAGATTATTTAACCCTTGAAGAATATGAGGCTAGTCAAAATTGA
- a CDS encoding type II toxin-antitoxin system RelE family toxin, whose translation MSYHIIIPKPVQKQLDDLPKKQRQRIIADIQLLADIPRPNGVRKLKGYDNTYRIRIGDYRVIYKIQDKEVLILILSCTHRKDAY comes from the coding sequence TTGAGCTATCATATTATTATTCCTAAACCTGTTCAAAAGCAACTAGACGACTTACCTAAAAAACAACGTCAACGCATAATTGCGGATATTCAACTTCTTGCGGATATCCCTCGTCCTAATGGAGTCAGGAAACTTAAAGGATACGATAATACTTATCGTATCCGAATCGGCGACTATCGCGTTATTTACAAAATTCAGGATAAAGAAGTGTTGATTCTGATATTAAGTTGTACTCATCGTAAAGATGCTTACTAA
- a CDS encoding ABC transporter ATP-binding protein: MIEVEHLSKIYGATAAIQDVDFSVESGEILGFLGPNGAGKTTTMRILSGYIPATTGTAKIAGYDVHEQSMEVRRRIGYLPETPPLYPDMTVEGFLLFVARIKGVVAGDRVSRVNWAIERCQLGEKRKVLIRKLSKGYKQRVGIAQAIVHDPPAIILDEPTVGLDPKQIIEVRNLIKSLAGEHTIILSTHILPEVSMTCDRVAIINRGKVVATDTPNNLMSHLTQRGGYELELEGDMTKIESLLNNIPGVFKIQINPEITDNESDRYLVHVMTESDIEIGRDIANLIVNEGLGLYEMRRSRATLEDVFLDLITEESGIETKNEETSPITED, translated from the coding sequence ATGATTGAAGTCGAACACCTCAGCAAAATTTACGGTGCAACTGCCGCCATTCAAGATGTAGATTTTTCCGTTGAAAGTGGAGAAATTCTCGGATTTTTGGGGCCAAATGGTGCAGGAAAAACCACCACCATGCGAATTTTAAGCGGGTATATTCCTGCCACCACCGGAACCGCTAAAATAGCAGGATATGATGTCCATGAACAGTCAATGGAAGTGCGACGACGCATAGGTTATCTTCCTGAAACTCCCCCTTTGTATCCTGATATGACGGTAGAAGGATTTTTATTGTTTGTGGCACGCATAAAAGGGGTAGTAGCAGGCGATCGCGTTTCTAGGGTAAACTGGGCAATTGAACGTTGTCAATTAGGAGAAAAGCGTAAAGTTTTAATTCGGAAACTTTCTAAAGGTTATAAACAAAGGGTAGGCATTGCTCAAGCGATTGTACATGATCCTCCGGCGATTATTTTAGATGAACCTACCGTCGGATTAGATCCGAAACAAATCATAGAAGTTCGCAATCTAATTAAGAGTTTAGCGGGGGAACATACGATTATTTTGTCTACTCATATTTTGCCAGAAGTGAGTATGACTTGTGATCGCGTTGCCATTATTAATAGGGGTAAAGTTGTTGCTACAGATACCCCAAATAATTTAATGTCTCATCTGACACAAAGAGGAGGATATGAACTAGAACTTGAAGGAGATATGACGAAAATAGAATCATTATTGAACAATATTCCGGGAGTTTTTAAGATTCAGATTAATCCTGAAATAACAGATAATGAGTCTGATCGTTATTTAGTTCATGTGATGACTGAATCAGACATAGAAATAGGACGAGATATTGCTAATTTAATTGTCAATGAAGGATTAGGATTATATGAAATGCGTCGCAGTCGTGCTACTTTAGAAGATGTGTTTTTAGATCTAATTACGGAAGAATCAGGAATTGAAACTAAAAATGAAGAAACATCACCCATTACTGAAGATTAA
- a CDS encoding ABC transporter permease: MIFTNLSAIFRKEFQSYFTSSFAYIIAAVFWLISGLFFGLILENIITSVAFAEKSGQLPTSVDVASEFLQSFLGIIISLLLVLLPALSMGLYSEERKRGTLELLATSPVTNWVVAVGKLLGVVCFFIVLMIPLWIYETIVFSSANPPVNLNVILIAHGGLFLVATAILSLGMFISSLTDSSILAYILTFVLVLFLWITDAIAGNLKEPLSSILSHLSLFDRYNDLVNGVVDTSSLVLFASYIFLGIFLTAQSIETFRFQRS, encoded by the coding sequence ATGATTTTCACCAATTTAAGTGCTATTTTCCGCAAAGAATTTCAAAGTTATTTTACTTCTTCATTTGCTTATATTATCGCTGCCGTATTTTGGCTAATTTCTGGGTTATTTTTTGGACTAATTTTAGAGAATATCATCACTAGCGTGGCCTTTGCTGAAAAGAGTGGACAATTACCAACCTCAGTTGATGTTGCTAGTGAATTCTTACAAAGTTTTTTAGGGATCATTATTTCCCTATTATTAGTGTTATTACCGGCCTTATCTATGGGATTATATTCTGAAGAACGTAAACGAGGAACCTTAGAATTATTAGCGACTTCTCCAGTGACTAACTGGGTGGTTGCGGTGGGTAAATTATTAGGGGTTGTTTGCTTTTTTATTGTCTTAATGATCCCACTTTGGATTTATGAAACAATTGTTTTTAGTAGTGCTAATCCTCCCGTTAATCTTAATGTAATATTAATTGCTCATGGGGGATTATTTTTAGTGGCAACTGCCATACTTTCTTTAGGGATGTTTATTTCTTCCTTAACAGATAGTTCAATTTTGGCGTATATTCTGACCTTTGTTCTGGTTTTATTCTTGTGGATAACTGATGCGATCGCTGGTAATCTTAAAGAACCACTGAGTAGTATCTTATCTCATCTTTCCTTATTTGATCGTTACAATGACTTAGTGAATGGAGTTGTAGATACCAGCAGTTTAGTATTATTTGCAAGTTATATTTTTCTAGGGATTTTTCTAACTGCACAATCTATTGAAACTTTTAGATTTCAGAGATCTTAA
- a CDS encoding GldG family protein, giving the protein MNKFSNYLKLLKYFYIPGLILGVSGLVANITTKTWSPLYLGLVIGGGILLVIWLGYILLNSQGFWQKRSTQAGTNTLVTTISLLVILGLINFLAIRYAKRIDFSENQLFTLSPQSQEVVQNLKEPVKIWIFDKETNPKDKDLLENYRRYNNKFEFEVIDPDQKIALTKEFNVKSLGDVYLQYGDKKQIVQTLIAFNNREPLSEIKLTNAIEKIQKNYTPIIYVLQGHGETTLEEAEKDSMSLAISSLKDKGYEVQPLNLVERSEIPQDADVIIIAGPKRKLFEQEVQALKTYSDQGGNLLLLLDPNTDPGLEPLLKEWGIQLDNRIIIDGSGSGNLVGLGPTTPIITTYGDHPITKEFGQGISFYPVSRPIDTVEVKDVTATALLVTNEQMWAESDLTSEDVSFDPKTDIAGPFDLGVALTKKIDPEDNKTASPNKESTSTTSPETKASPTPNKVEEKSSTTSPNKESTSTESSETKSSPNASPNDDKKLESSEKTDVKKTESRLVIIGNSSFANNNLFGQQLNGDIFLNSVQWLGNKDEQLLSIRPKEAKNRRINLTSFQANLLALLALVIVPLSALVAAGITWWRKR; this is encoded by the coding sequence ATGAATAAATTTTCTAATTATCTTAAACTGTTAAAATATTTCTATATTCCTGGTTTAATACTAGGAGTTTCGGGTTTAGTGGCTAATATAACCACTAAAACTTGGTCTCCTCTTTATTTAGGGTTAGTGATCGGTGGTGGCATTCTATTAGTCATTTGGTTAGGGTATATTTTACTAAATTCTCAAGGGTTTTGGCAAAAAAGATCGACCCAAGCAGGAACCAATACTCTGGTCACAACTATTTCCTTATTGGTTATTTTAGGACTGATTAATTTTTTAGCTATTCGATATGCTAAGCGAATTGATTTTAGTGAAAATCAACTATTTACCTTGTCACCCCAAAGTCAAGAAGTGGTGCAAAATCTCAAAGAACCCGTAAAAATTTGGATTTTTGATAAAGAAACCAATCCCAAGGACAAAGATTTATTAGAAAACTATCGTAGGTACAATAATAAGTTTGAATTTGAAGTAATTGATCCAGATCAAAAAATTGCCTTAACAAAAGAGTTTAATGTCAAATCATTAGGAGATGTTTATTTGCAATATGGAGACAAAAAACAAATAGTTCAAACCTTAATTGCTTTTAATAATAGGGAACCTTTATCAGAAATTAAATTAACTAATGCTATTGAAAAGATACAAAAAAATTATACCCCAATTATCTATGTTCTTCAAGGTCATGGAGAAACGACCCTAGAAGAAGCAGAAAAAGATAGTATGTCTCTTGCTATTAGTAGTCTTAAAGATAAAGGATATGAAGTTCAACCCCTTAATTTAGTGGAACGTTCAGAAATTCCTCAAGATGCAGATGTTATCATTATTGCTGGGCCAAAACGTAAATTATTTGAGCAAGAAGTTCAAGCATTAAAGACTTATTCCGATCAAGGTGGTAACTTATTATTATTACTTGATCCGAATACAGATCCAGGATTAGAACCTCTTTTAAAAGAATGGGGTATTCAATTAGATAATAGAATTATTATTGATGGATCTGGATCGGGAAATTTAGTCGGTTTAGGCCCCACTACTCCGATTATTACTACTTATGGTGATCATCCTATTACCAAAGAATTTGGTCAAGGAATTTCTTTTTATCCGGTGTCTCGTCCTATTGATACTGTTGAGGTAAAAGATGTCACAGCAACCGCTTTATTAGTCACTAATGAACAAATGTGGGCCGAAAGTGATTTAACCTCTGAAGATGTATCATTTGACCCTAAAACGGATATTGCTGGCCCCTTTGATCTAGGGGTAGCATTAACGAAAAAGATTGATCCTGAAGATAATAAAACTGCTTCACCTAATAAAGAGTCTACGTCTACAACTTCACCTGAAACAAAAGCAAGTCCTACACCTAATAAAGTAGAGGAAAAATCTTCAACTACTTCACCTAATAAGGAGTCTACGTCTACAGAGTCATCTGAGACAAAATCAAGTCCTAATGCTAGTCCAAACGATGATAAAAAGCTTGAGTCATCAGAGAAAACAGATGTCAAAAAAACAGAATCTCGTCTGGTAATTATAGGAAATTCTAGTTTTGCTAATAACAATTTATTTGGTCAACAACTCAACGGAGATATATTTTTGAATTCTGTGCAATGGTTAGGAAATAAAGATGAACAACTCTTATCTATTCGTCCGAAAGAAGCTAAAAATCGTCGCATTAACTTAACAAGTTTTCAAGCAAATCTACTCGCTTTACTCGCTTTAGTTATTGTTCCTTTATCTGCTTTAGTCGCAGCAGGAATTACTTGGTGGCGTAAAAGATAA
- a CDS encoding DUF4340 domain-containing protein has product MKLQKTTLGLFITAILFGGGVYIHEIQNESKQEETQSQEKKVFDFEEKDIKILTIETQGKTLKFEKTQNSQKPWQMKEPEDKVGNDAIISFLTNLLASEKIKRSFKVPTNQKKDYGLEKPLGIIKVELNDKTQHQLILGSPDFQGELIYAQVDPETQSQEQITISLVPKNFQYALERKPEEWLQLEPKPEPSNSK; this is encoded by the coding sequence ATGAAATTACAGAAGACAACGTTAGGATTATTTATCACTGCCATTTTATTTGGAGGGGGTGTTTATATTCATGAAATACAAAATGAGTCTAAGCAAGAAGAAACCCAGTCTCAAGAAAAAAAGGTGTTTGACTTTGAAGAAAAAGACATTAAAATTTTGACCATTGAAACTCAAGGAAAGACCCTAAAATTTGAAAAGACTCAAAATTCTCAAAAACCTTGGCAAATGAAAGAACCAGAAGATAAAGTAGGGAATGATGCGATAATTTCTTTCTTAACTAATTTATTAGCAAGTGAAAAAATCAAGCGTAGTTTTAAAGTGCCAACAAATCAAAAAAAAGATTATGGTTTAGAGAAACCATTAGGGATAATAAAGGTTGAATTAAATGATAAAACTCAACATCAATTAATATTAGGAAGTCCCGATTTTCAAGGAGAACTAATTTATGCCCAAGTTGATCCAGAAACTCAGTCACAAGAACAAATAACTATTAGTTTAGTCCCGAAAAATTTTCAATATGCTTTAGAGAGAAAACCCGAAGAATGGTTACAATTAGAACCTAAACCAGAACCATCTAACTCTAAGTAA
- the pstS gene encoding phosphate ABC transporter substrate-binding protein PstS: MLFTFSKVNQVLTISATTLILALGATGEAMAQALNGAGASFPAPLYQRYFAEYKKATGVTVNYNSVGSGAGIRQFIAETVDFGATDAAPSGSEKSQMKRGVLLVPTAGGAVALVYNLQGAGKIQISRQVLPKIFSGEVTNWKQVDSKLPSKPIKVVVRADGSGTTEIFTSHLSAISPAFKSKIGASKEPNWGFTVLKGPKNDGVAALVKQTDGAIGYVQDTFARKNEGATMQTAKVQNKAGKFVEPSLAEANKAMAGITFNADFTANVDDPKDGYPIMGMTWLLVSKQYKDAGQAAQIKKLMKWILSSGQNLNNELEFTRIPASVAQKVSAAVDKIK; encoded by the coding sequence ATGCTGTTTACATTTTCTAAAGTCAATCAGGTCTTAACAATTTCTGCTACTACCTTGATCCTTGCCCTGGGAGCGACAGGAGAAGCAATGGCCCAGGCACTAAACGGTGCTGGTGCTTCCTTTCCTGCTCCTCTGTATCAACGTTACTTTGCTGAATATAAGAAAGCCACCGGAGTTACTGTCAATTATAACTCTGTAGGAAGTGGAGCCGGAATTCGTCAATTTATTGCGGAAACAGTTGATTTTGGAGCAACTGATGCTGCCCCTTCAGGATCAGAAAAAAGCCAAATGAAACGGGGAGTTCTTTTAGTTCCCACCGCAGGCGGCGCAGTTGCATTAGTTTATAATCTTCAAGGAGCCGGAAAAATCCAAATTTCTCGTCAGGTACTCCCGAAAATTTTTAGTGGTGAAGTTACTAACTGGAAGCAAGTTGATTCTAAACTGCCGAGTAAACCGATCAAAGTAGTTGTTCGTGCTGATGGTAGCGGAACCACAGAAATTTTTACCAGCCATTTAAGTGCCATTAGTCCTGCTTTTAAGTCGAAAATAGGAGCAAGTAAAGAACCTAACTGGGGATTTACCGTGCTTAAAGGTCCCAAAAATGATGGAGTTGCGGCACTGGTGAAGCAAACTGATGGCGCGATCGGTTATGTACAAGATACCTTTGCTCGTAAAAACGAAGGGGCAACCATGCAAACGGCTAAAGTTCAAAATAAAGCCGGAAAATTCGTAGAACCGAGTTTAGCTGAAGCCAATAAAGCGATGGCTGGAATTACCTTTAATGCTGATTTTACCGCTAACGTGGATGATCCTAAAGATGGTTATCCCATTATGGGAATGACTTGGTTATTAGTATCTAAACAATACAAAGATGCTGGACAAGCGGCTCAAATCAAGAAATTGATGAAATGGATTCTTTCTAGCGGTCAAAATTTGAATAATGAGTTGGAATTTACCCGTATTCCTGCCTCCGTTGCTCAAAAAGTATCTGCTGCTGTGGATAAAATCAAGTAG
- the pstC gene encoding phosphate ABC transporter permease subunit PstC yields the protein MANFSDPIDSQQAIINDLTTTKGASVWGDRLFTVLVRGLAFSGSLFLLLIGWIVFQDAQPAMKAFGLGFFWSQDWDVGKLQFGGLPYIYGTLVSSALALFFAVPLGLAVALTTSENFVPDWVRSPVAFLVELIASIPSVIIGLWGIFILIPILKPLQEVLFKTFAWFPLFSTEPFGPSTLIAGVVLGIMILPTIAAIGRDALRAVAPELRSASMALGATRWETIFRVLLPTASSGIIGAIILALGRALGETMAVTMVIGNSTIISPSLIAPGYTIPAVLANQFPEAFEELHIGALMYLALILFIITLVVNSLAVLLVELVKSNR from the coding sequence ATGGCCAATTTTTCAGACCCCATTGATAGCCAACAGGCAATAATTAATGACCTCACAACTACTAAAGGAGCAAGTGTATGGGGCGATCGCTTATTTACCGTCTTGGTTAGAGGTTTAGCCTTCTCAGGAAGCTTGTTTTTGTTGTTGATAGGGTGGATCGTGTTTCAAGATGCCCAACCCGCTATGAAAGCTTTTGGGTTAGGTTTTTTTTGGAGTCAAGATTGGGATGTGGGAAAACTACAATTTGGTGGTTTACCCTATATTTACGGAACCTTAGTCAGTTCTGCCCTAGCTTTATTCTTTGCCGTTCCCTTGGGTTTAGCCGTTGCTTTAACTACCAGTGAGAATTTTGTGCCAGACTGGGTGCGATCGCCTGTTGCTTTTCTAGTAGAATTAATTGCCTCTATTCCTAGCGTCATTATTGGACTATGGGGTATATTTATCTTGATTCCCATATTAAAGCCGCTACAAGAGGTGTTATTTAAGACTTTTGCTTGGTTTCCCCTGTTTAGTACCGAACCCTTTGGCCCGAGTACCTTAATAGCAGGAGTGGTATTAGGGATCATGATTTTACCCACCATTGCCGCTATTGGTCGGGATGCCTTACGGGCCGTTGCACCAGAGTTACGCAGTGCGTCAATGGCTTTGGGTGCGACGCGATGGGAAACCATTTTCCGGGTTCTGTTACCGACGGCCAGTTCCGGTATTATTGGTGCGATTATTTTGGCGTTAGGACGGGCGTTAGGGGAGACAATGGCAGTTACTATGGTTATTGGGAATTCAACCATCATTAGCCCCTCTTTAATTGCCCCTGGTTATACAATTCCTGCGGTGTTAGCCAATCAATTTCCTGAAGCTTTTGAAGAACTGCATATTGGTGCTTTGATGTATTTGGCCCTGATTCTGTTTATTATTACCCTAGTAGTTAACAGTCTGGCCGTTCTCTTGGTTGAATTAGTCAAATCTAATCGTTAA